In one window of Vicinamibacteria bacterium DNA:
- a CDS encoding beta-propeller fold lactonase family protein, with product MPTSLELSEGPAMLRVWSIGSCLSLTLLAACGSQPSPPGPTFAYVLGARLAPWRTVHTAYRVDGSTGAWNLVGTVPPGAEADLGFFPGDVAFASLDPRGRFLYASLAGDNTGCSTDHCGRDRNVVTYGIDPSMGALSKVSTRRLFLVQPAFITVHPSGRFLLLDEYPSCSIGTAAIDAMTGALGDTISEVSCGGEYELEQGDDWVVVEPTGHFVYYGSCHVGAAVPPAFGYQTDVETGSLRYLGQWTAGRCVAVDPTGRHLYGMMPGTGPSGQVAQFDIDGVNGSLTAIGRTPLPGIPGSLVVHPSGHLLYLASGSDIWAYRLDDAGVPSPIRVVASGVILATYSSDPTYSYPASTLSLDPAGRFLYVLRPGDVLGYLVNATTGDLQPISQAEGGRLGTVAAWNDGIGYAPWIGLVTPH from the coding sequence ATGCCAACTAGCTTAGAGTTGTCCGAAGGTCCGGCAATGCTGCGAGTCTGGAGCATTGGAAGCTGCCTGTCGCTGACCCTCCTCGCCGCCTGCGGCAGTCAGCCCTCCCCACCAGGGCCCACGTTTGCCTATGTCCTAGGCGCTCGGCTTGCCCCTTGGAGAACGGTGCACACGGCTTACAGAGTTGACGGCTCGACCGGTGCCTGGAATTTGGTCGGGACCGTTCCGCCGGGAGCCGAGGCCGATTTGGGCTTCTTTCCCGGTGATGTGGCCTTCGCGAGCCTGGATCCGCGGGGACGCTTTCTCTACGCGTCGCTCGCAGGCGACAACACAGGTTGCTCCACTGACCATTGTGGGCGGGATAGGAACGTAGTGACTTACGGGATTGATCCCTCGATGGGAGCCCTGTCCAAGGTGAGCACAAGGAGGTTGTTTCTGGTTCAACCGGCTTTTATCACCGTCCATCCCTCCGGCCGGTTCCTATTGTTGGACGAGTATCCGTCGTGCTCGATCGGCACGGCCGCGATCGACGCGATGACCGGGGCCCTCGGCGACACGATCTCCGAGGTGAGCTGCGGAGGCGAATACGAGCTGGAGCAGGGGGACGACTGGGTCGTCGTCGAGCCAACGGGACATTTCGTTTACTACGGCAGCTGTCACGTTGGGGCGGCCGTGCCCCCTGCGTTCGGGTATCAAACGGATGTCGAGACGGGGAGCTTGCGCTACCTCGGACAGTGGACGGCGGGAAGGTGCGTTGCGGTCGATCCCACCGGTCGCCACTTGTACGGCATGATGCCAGGAACGGGCCCGTCGGGCCAAGTCGCCCAATTCGACATCGACGGTGTAAACGGTAGCCTGACGGCCATCGGAAGGACCCCGTTGCCCGGGATCCCGGGGTCGCTGGTAGTACACCCTTCCGGTCATCTCCTATACCTCGCCAGCGGCTCGGATATCTGGGCTTACCGGTTAGATGACGCCGGAGTCCCCTCTCCCATCCGCGTGGTCGCTTCGGGTGTGATCTTGGCAACCTACAGTTCGGACCCCACCTACTCGTATCCAGCTTCCACGCTGTCTCTCGACCCGGCCGGCCGTTTCCTTTACGTCCTGCGGCCAGGGGACGTTTTGGGCTACTTGGTCAACGCCACCACGGGCGATTTGCAACCCATATCCCAGGCGGAGGGAGGCAGGCTGGGAACCGTCGCCGCGTGGAACGACGGGATTGGGTACGCCCCCTGGATCGGGCTCGTCACTCCTCACTAG